DNA from Candidatus Eremiobacteraceae bacterium:
GCGCATGCGAACATGACGAGCGCCGCACGACCGGTGGCGGTCGCGCGAAGGCGAGGACCGTAGACAAGATGATAATCGACTACGACGTTTTGGTGCTCGGCGCCGGGCTCGCCGGCATGCGCGCTGCGCTTGAAGCGAAGCGGCGCGGCGCGAGCGTCGGCGTCATCTCGAAAGTGCATCCGCTGCGCAGTCACAGCGGCGCGGCCGAAGGCGGCATCAACGCCGCGCTCGATCCGGGCGATTCGTGGGAGATCCACGCGTTCGACACGATCAAGGGCAGCGATTACCTCGCCGACCAGGATGCCGTCGAGATCATGTGCCGTGAGGCCCCGCGGGACCTCATCGAGATGGAGCACATGGGCGTCGTCTTCTTCCGCGGACCCGACGGGAAGCTCGGCACGCGGGCGTTCGGCGGTGCGAGCAAGGCGCGGACGTACTTCGTCGCCGACATCACCGGCCAAGCGCTCCTCAACGCGCTCTACGACACGATCCTCAAGGAAGGCGTCAAGACCCACGACGAGTGGTTCGCCACGGCGCTCTACGTGCCCGACGGCACGTGCCGAGGCGCGGTCGCGATCGACATGCTGCGCGGCGAGCTTCATCTATTACGCGCCAAGGCAGTCATTCTCGCCGCGGGCGGCATGGGCCGCGTGTACGAACCGAGCACGAACGCGCTCATCTGCACGGGCGACGGACACGCGCTCGCCTATCGCGCCGGCGCACCGCTCATGGACATGGAGATGGTCCAATACCATCCGACCACGCTCAAGGGCACGGGCTTCCTCATGACCGAAGGCGCGCGCGGCGAAGGCGCGTACCTGACGAACAAAGACGGCGAGCGCTTCATGCAGCGCTACGCGCCGAAGATGATGGAGCTCGCATCGCGCGACGTCGTGTCGCGGTCGGAGACGATCGAACTGGCTGAGGGCCGCGGCGTCGACGGGTGCGTCTTCCTCGATCTGCGCCACCTCGGCGCGGAGCTGATCCATAAGAAGCTGCCGCAGATCCACGAGATCGCGCTCAATTTCCTCGGCCTCGACATGGTCGAGGTGCCGATCCCGATCCGGCCGGGCATGCATTACATCATGGGCGGCGTGAAGACCGACCCCGACGGCGCGACGCCGCTGGCGGGACTCTACGCGGCCGGCGAGTGCGCGTGCGTGAGCGTCCACGGCGGCAACCGCCTCGGCGCGAACTCGCTGCTCGACACGCTCGTCTTCGGACGGCGCGCCGGCGCGCACAGCGCCGATTACGTGAAGAGCGTCAAGCCGCTCACGACCGGTGAAGAATTCCTCAAGTCGGAGCAGCAGCGCATCCAAGCGCTCCTCGACCGGCCGTACAAAGGCGAGACGCACGCGCGCTTGCGATTGGAACTCGGCACGCTCATGGACGAGAAGGTCGGCGTCTACCGCGACGAGGCTGGGCTGGAGGATGCGCTCGCGAAGGTCCGCGCGATCCGGACTCGCGCCCGATCTGTGAGCGTCCAAGACAAAGGCCGCATCTACAACCAAGCTTTGCTCTTCGCGCTCGAGCTCGACTACATGATCGACTGCGCCGAAGCGACGATCATGTCGGCGATCGAGCGAAAAGAAAGCCGCGGTGCGCAGGCGCGCAGCGACTACCCGAAGCGCGACGACGCGAACTGGCTCAAGCACATCCTCGTGACGCAGACGCCTGGCGCCGACCCGAAGATATCGTACCTGCCGGTGACGATCACGAAGTGGCAGCCGATGGAACGCACGTACTAAAGGGACGGATCCGCACATGCATGTGAAGATGGTCGTCGGTCGATACGCACCGGACAGGAAGCTGGACGGTGAGCTCGGTGCGCCATATCCGCCGCCGTACGCCGACAAACCGCGTAAGACGTATCAGACGTTCGAGATCGACTTGCATGATGAGGCGATGGTCCTCGACGGCCTCATCCACATCCGCGAGCACGTCGACGAATCGCTCGTCGTGCGCTGCTCGTGCCGCTGCGCGATCTGTGGGTCGTGCGCGATGTGGATCAACGGCCACGCGAAGCTCGCGTGCACGACGAAGATGAAAGACGTCATCGAGAACGGCGCCGTGCGCGTCGAAGCGCCGCCGTCGATGATGCCCGTCCGCGACCTCGTTTGGGACATGGGCCCTTTCATGGAAAAGATGCGTTCGGTCAAGCCGTGGCTCGAAGGCAAACCAGTCTCTCCGGATGAGGAGTACCGCGTACCTAACGAGGCGATGGACGAGCTCGTGCAAGAGGTCAGCTGCATCTCGTGCGGCGCGTGCCTCATGGACTGCGAGTCGTACGCCGTCAACGACAAGTTCCTCGGCCCGCACGCGCTCGCACGCGCCTACCGGTATGCGAACGACCCGCGCGACTCGATGCAGCAGGAACGGCTCAAGGAGTACAGCGATCCGAACGGCGTGTGGGATTGCACGCACTGCTACGAGTGCGTCCACGTGTGTCCGAAGGGCGTCGCGCCGCTCGAACAGATATTGAAGATCCGTCAGATGTCGGTCGCTGCAGGCTATACGAACAACGCGGGCACGCGGCACGCGCTCGCGTTCGCGGAGTCGGTCCGCGACAGCGGTCGTCTCAACGAGCTGACGCTCATGCCGAAGTCGCTCGGCCTGTTCAACATAAAGGCGCAGCTGCAATCGCTGCCCAGCGCGTTCAACCTGCTGCGCGCAGGCAAATTGCCCCCGATCATCCACCATAAGATCCCGGGCGTCACTCGCGTCAAGGCGATCTTCAAAAAAGTGGGCGGTCCGCTGACATGAGGATGGCAACACGATGAAGGTCGCATTCTGGCCAGGCTGCGTCTCGAAAGGCGCCTGCCCCGAGCTCTACGTCTCGACGCACAAGGTCGCCGAGGCCCTCGGAATCGAGCTCCACGAGCTCACCGAAGCGCCGTGCACCGGCGCCGGTGTTTTGAGCGAGCAGAATCCGGCGCTGGCGGATTCGCTCAACGGGCTGACGCTCGCGATGGCGGAGAAGCTCGGTGCGGATCTCATGACGATCTGCAGCACGTGCCAAGGCGTGCTCAGCAACCATAACTATCAGCTGACCCACAAGCCCGAACGTATGGAACGCGCGAACGCGGTGCTCTCGGAACAAGGCTACACGTATAAGGGCACGACGAAGGTCAAGCACTTGCTGTGGATCCTCGTCGAGGACATCGGTCTTGACAAGATACGCTCGCTGGTCAAGCGCAAGCTGACGGGTTTGAAGATCGCGCCGTTCTACGGATGCTACATCTTACGACCGGAAGAGTACTTAGGGCTTCGTGAGAAGCCCGAGCGCAAGAACTATCTCGAGCAGATCATCTCGATCATCGGCGGCGAGCCGGTCGAGTATCACGGCAAGTCGAAATGCTGCGGCTTCCCGATGGTGACGATGAACCGCGACAAGGCCCTGATGATGGGCGGCAATCATATCATGGAGGCCAAAAGCAAGGGCGCCGATCTGCTGGTGACGCCTTGCCCGCTGTGCCATCTCAACCTCGACGCGCAGCAGCCCGACGCTGCACGCGTCATGAAGCAGACGATCGACGTGCCGATCTTCCACTTGCCGCAGCTGCTCGGGTTGGCTTTCGGCTTCAGCCCCGAAGAGCTGCGGCTCGATCATCACGTCGTGCCGACGACCAAAGCCCTCGAAAAAGTCGAGCTAAAAGTCTAACCCTTCGCGACTTCGCATAAGAAAAGGGAGCGGTCGAGATTTATCTCGACCGCCGCGGTCTTTCCAATTGTAGGCCGACTATTTCCCAGGTTGTGGCACGATCCGGATGTACGGCTTCGGCGATTCCCAGCCTTGCGGGAAGAGCGTCTTCGCATCGTCGTTCGACACCGAACCCGCGATGATGACGTTATCGCCATTCTTCCAGTTCACGGGCGTCGCGACTTTATGCTTCGCCGTCAGCTGCAACGAGTCGAGGACGCGCAGCACTTCATCGAAGTTGCGACCCGTCGTCATCGGATAGACGAGGATGAGTTTGATCTTCTTGTCCGGGCCGATGATGTAGACGTTGCGGACCGTCTGATTGTCGGCCGGCGTGCGGCCTTGCGACGAGCCCGGCGTATCTGCCGGTAGCATGCCCCACGCCTTGGAGATCGAGAGATCGGTGTCGCCGATGATCGGATAGTTGGGGGCGTGACCTTGCGTCTCTTTGATGTCGGCCGCCCACCTTGCGTGGTCGTCGGTCGGATCGACGCTCAATCCGATGATCTTCGTGTCGCGTCTGTCGAACTCGGGTTTTATCTTCGCCATGTAGCCGAGCTCGGTCGTGCACACGGGCGTGAAATCTTTGGGATGCGAGAACAGCACGGCCCACTTACCGCCGAGCCAGTCGTGGAACTTTATCTTGCCTTCCGTTGTGTTCGCTTCGAAGTCGGGGGCTTCGCTACCGATCGTGAGGGCCATGAGTCGAGCTTCCTCCGGAAAAGGGCGATGAGGGAGCTGTCTCTTGGCGAGGCGCGAAAAGCGCCCCTGTCGCGCTCACCGCGGAGACATCGCGACAATGATGACGCCCGTAGCTACGTCAAATGTTAAAGAAGCGTTGGTCCGCTGTAGCGGGCGAATCGGAGTGGCGCAAGCACACAGAAGAGCGTGACCCCAAGGGCGATGAGCATCCAACCCGCCGTGTAAGACGGCGTCGCCGCGAAGAGCGTCGCGACGAACGGCGGCGTGGAGGCCCCCGTCGCGAGCGCGGCGCGAACAGCGAAAACGAGGATCGAGCCGAGCGACGCGGCGAGGCCGATGAAGCCCGGAAGCGCACGCAGCCATGGGAATGCGAGCGGCGAAGGCGCGCCTTCGCGGGCGACAGCGCTCATGACCGATGCGACGAACGAGTCGGACGGCACGATCGGCTCGCTCTGCGATAGGATGCGGTCGAGTTCGGCGTCCTTCATCGGCCTTGCGCCTCGAGTTCGGGTTCGCGCAACAACACGGGGAGCTTTTCGCGCAGGATCGCTCGCGCCCTCGATAGCCGCGCCTTGACAGTACCGGCGGGGACGCCGATCGTCGCCGCGGCCGAGTCCACCGCCTGATCGTGGAAATAATAGAGGACGACCGCCTCGCGGTAGATCCACGGAAGCGTCAAGACGGCTCTTCTTATCATGCGCTCGCGCGCCGTCGTCTCGACGCTTATCGCCACGTCGGGCTGTGCGGCGCTCGATGCGTCCGGCTCGAGAGGCAGCACGACGGGCGGCAACCGGCGACATGTCGACCGGTACGTGTTGAGCGCGACCGCGTGCAGCCAGGTCGAAAAAGTCGATTCTCCGCGCCATTTCCGAATCGCTCGAAAGGCACGCACGAAAGCGTCTTGCGCCATCTCCTCAGCGAGGCTACGGTCGTAACAGAACCTATACGCGAGGTCGACCAGCCGCGTTTGCCATCGGCGGACGATCCCTTCAAACGCGGACACGTCGCCCTCGACAACCCTTGCGACGTCCGCTCGATCCTCGCATTCGTTCACCCACGCGCCCTCGCCGATTAGACGACGCGACGGCACATCCGGTTGCGTTTCTTCGGCGGCGAGCGACTCGAAGAAATGCAACCGCGGCCGGCGTTGGTGCGTCCAACCGGGCAGAACGCCGAATCCGGTCCGAAGGAGGCCCACCGATGGATTACCTGGCACTCGCGATCTTCCTCAGCGTCGGCGCCGCGTCCATGTTCTCGATGATCTCGATCGTCGCGTGGTCCGATGCGAGGCGCATGGAGCGAGAGACGTACTATCGCAGCGAGCTGCTCAAGAAAGCGGCCGAATCGGATGCTGCGGGAGCCGCCGCTACGATCGAGTACCTACGCGCGCAAGAGACCGCGGCTTCGAAACGTCGCAGCGAAGCGTTCAAGCTCGGCGGCCTCATCACCGCTGCGGCCGGGATCGGTCTCACGATCTTCCTTTGGCTGATCGTCGGAGATCACGGTCCGCCGATCTACTCGCTAGGTCTCATCCCGACGCTTATCGGCGCCGTCCTCCTCGTCTACACGTACACATCCCCGCGCGCTTGACGTCGTCGCAGTTATCGCCAGCAATCCGTGATCGGGCTGACGTCGGCCGAACCGCCGAGCGGGCGAAGGCCGTACATATCCTCGATCGTGCGCAGAACTCGGTAGTGGTCGATGCGCTCGCCGTATTTCCCGGGCTTGACATGCGCTCCGACGAAGATCGTCGGTATCGTGTTGTCGAATTCGCGGTCGCTTTCGTCCCACGTGATGATGACGAGCGCGTCGTGCGCGCGGCCCCAAGCGACGATCGGACCAATGTTCGCGCGCAGCCAATCGTCGGCGGCGGCGATGCTTCCCGAGTGCATATCGTGGGCCAGATCCGGGATGATGAAGGCCACGGTCGGCAACGCATCATATGCGGGGAGCCGCGTCAGAGGAAGATTGCTAGACCTGGGCACGTCGTGAAAACCGACCCACGGCGCATGTTTTTGTGAATAACCGTGATTCGCCACGCCGCCCGTACAGCCGGCGAACCCCCGCGAGGGCAAGTCCTCGGAGTATCCGGCAAAACTCAAGTGCGCGCGAAGCAGTGAACCACCTAATGTCGGAGAGTTCGGGTCCATACCGCGTTCGGGGCAGACGTCGCCGTTCCAATTGACGTTGCCCGTGAAAAGCGCGAGGTAGTTCGGTTGGCTCGGGTGCGCGACGCCGTTCGCGTTGGTGAATAGCGCCCCCGAGTCCGCGAGCGAGTTGACGTACGGCGCGTCTTCATTGCCGATGATCCTCGACGGCGACTTGTTCTCCTCGATGACGATGATGACGTGCTTCGGACGCGGCAACGTGCCTCGTGCCTGGACGAACGGGTTCGGGATCGGCGGCGGCGACGTGAGCCGCGTATTCGGAAGGTATCTCGTGAAGACGAAATATGCCAGACTGAGCACTGCGATGAGCGCGACGATCAGGACGATCGCCCGCTTCATATCTCATCACGCGTGACGCCTCGGAGCATGAAGCGCTCGGCCGATCGGACGAACCTCATCGCGCGATGCTCCTTCGTCACGATCGGCTCGGTGAGGATCGCGCGGATGCCGAGCAGTTTGGCGCCGAGCACGTCGGCGAAGAGCTGATCGCCGATGACGACGATCTCGCTGCGCGCCACTCGAAGCTTCTTCACCGCGCGGAAGATCCCGAAGGGCAGCGGCTTGAGCGCTCCGTGGACGAACGTGACGACCCCGAGCATGCTCGCGACGCTGCTCACCCACGCGCGAACGTTGTTGGAGACGATCGCCATCGCATAGCCCGCCGCGAGGGCCCGATTCACCCAATCGGCGACTTCTGGACTCGGCTCGAGATGGTGCCAGCCGACGAGCGTGTTGTCGAGATCGACGACGATGCCGCGAACGCCCTCGCTTCGAAGCGAATCGAGCGAGATACGCGTGATGTTCGCGACGACACGCAATGGTCTGATGAAGTGGCGCGGCGTGCGGAATCTCACGCTTCCCCGGTTTCAACGGCCGGCGAGGGCGCTGGGACGAGAACCTCGATGGCGCTCGGAACGATGTCGAACGTGGCGGGTGTCGACGTGACGATCTCCCCGTCGACCTCGATGCGCATCCGCTTGCCCGTCTTGACCTCGAAACGTTTGCCATGAAGAGTGAAGACGGAGCGGACGTCGTCGTATTGCCGGCGCAGCAGCGCGGTCAACACTTCGAGATAGTCCTTCCAATCCTTGAGCTGTACGCTGTAGAGGTCGAGTTTGCGGTCGTCGATGGCGGCTTCGTCGGTCGCCACGAATCCACCGAAGTTCTGGCCGTTCCCCACGGTGAGCTGAGCCGTTCGCTGGGCGATGACCTCACCGGACGGAAGGGTGACGAGCGCACGGAAGCGCCGCATGGCGAAGACGATCTGTAGGGCATGGAAGAGCAGCGCGAAGACGCCGAAGCTCGACTTCGACTCCTTCGTCAGACGGCGGCAGAGAGCGACGCTCATGCCGATGCTCGCTTCGTTGAAGTAGTAGACGTCGTTGACCCGGCCGACGTCGATCCGCCGCGTGTGCCCCTGACCTATGACCTCACAGGCCCGCGGGAGCTCGGCCGGAATGCCAAGTGTCTTGGCCAAGTCGTTCGCGGTGCCGAGCGGCAAGATCCCGAGCGGCAGCTTCGATCCGACGAGACCCTGCAGGACGGCGTTGAGCGTTCCATCGCCGCCGCCGGCGATGACGAGATCGACGCGATCGGCATGTTCTCGAATAGCGGCGGCGACGCTCGATCGCGTCGCGGTTACGGCGTGCACGATGTCGAGGCCGAGTTCTTGCAGCGCGACGATCGCGTCGCTAGACTTTGCGGCAACGTTTCTCGCGTCGTCGTTGAGCAGGACAAGCGCGCGTCGCCTAGCCCGAGCTGGTGCATGACTATCGCGAGCCATTGATGTCTCGACGATACTTGCGGATGACACAGTAATGGTATGCCCATGCCTGGTCGCTCCCAAGCATACAACAGCGGGAGCACGCATGGAGTCGACCATTGTGGGTACAGTTGGCGGAGCGCAATGGCCGCATCGATGCCACCTGCGCCCGCTCCGCCAAGGAAGGCGGTAAGGAGGATCGATCATGGATGAATGGATCACAGGATTATTCCGCGACCGTGGGGCCGCGGACGACGCCGTCGAAGAGCTGCAGAAAGCAGGCTACGGCATCAACGACATAGGCGTCATGATGACGGAAGACACGCGCGTGCGCAAGTTCGAGGCGGAAAAGGGTAACAAAGCTTCCGAGGGGGCGACGGCGGGCGGCCTCGTCGGCGGAACGTTGGGAGCGATCGTCGCGGGCCTGACCGCGACAGGCAGCATCGCAGCGGTCGTGGCGACCGGCGGAGCGGCGGCACCGCTCGTGGCCGGACCTCTCGCGGCGGCGCTTGCCGGACTTGGTGCGGGCGCGGTCAGCGGCGGCGTCATCGGCGCCCTCGTCGGAGCCGGCATCCCTGAGGTACGTGCGAAGGAGTACGAGGCGAAGCTAAGAGACGGCGCGATCATGGTCAGCGTTCGCGCATCTGCCGGCGATGCAAGCGCGGCTCGAGCGATCCTGAACGACGCGCAAGCCGACAAGTCGGAACAAAGAGCCCGCGAGAAAGTGGCCAGGGAAACCAACTAGGGGTCGGCCTCGACAGTCGGAGCGAGGTTGGGCAATTAGTCCAGCCTCGCACGCGTCGAGGGGGCGATCGTGAGGTCATCCACGGGGGCCCAGGGCGGCCGACAAGAAGCCGTATAGGGTTGGAACTCCCCGCTGCGCAGAAAACGAGACTGCTCCGACTCCTCGGCGTGGCGGGAGCATTGGTTTTCGTACTCGTGGTGCTCGCGTTTCGGCGCTGGAGCGATGGCCCTATCGAGGACGCCGACTACATGGTAAGAGTTACGCCTACGTACCCGCAAGCCGCGCTCAAGGCCGGCATCCAAGGCCAGGTGATCGTCGCCATCACGGTTGGTTGGAATGGCAGACTCCTCGCTTCCTCGGTCCGGTCATCGTCCGGCAGCACGCTTCTCAACGACGCGGCACTCGGCGCGGCTCGCGAGTCCACGTTTCGCCCTCCGACGCTTAACGGTATCCCGATCCAACGCAGCTACATCATCCTCTACACGTTCGAGCTTAACGGACCTCAGCCTCGATGAACACGTTTTGAGTCTCGATCAAGATGTAGTGGTCGTTCGCCGCTTCGATCCAACCGGCCGATATGAGCGATACATTCTTGCCGTCGAGCCGAAAAATGACGCCCGGAACGTCCATCGTCGCATAGTTCTTGCCATGGAAGTGATCGCACCAGACGCCGATGGCTTTCTCGAGCACGCCGTTGGTCGCGTGAGACATCGCCGCGTCCGTCAGGATGCTTACTCGACGGTGCGCAACGATATCATCGAGCGCGCTTCCGGTTCCGGCCATGCCGTCGGTACATGTGTCGCCATCGGCGAGCACGTGATGCGGAAGACCATAGACCGGTGAAGCGGGCGGCGATACCGCGATCGCCTGACCGCCTCGAAGCTCGTACCAATCCCTTTGACTTCCCGAGCCTTTCGCGGAGATCAGCCGGTTGTCGTTTTCGAACGACAGGACCCAATAATCGTGCGCGAGCTGAACCGGGTGAAGCACGCCTCGCGAGAGGGTCGCGATCTGTTGCCTTTGGGACCCTTGGGCGTAGTACATCACGTAGAGCCGGTCGTCGACGACGCGCGCCTCGCTGAAGAGCCACGTCGGTTTGAAGATGCTCACGTGCACGCCTGGACCAAAGGACGTCTTCCCGATCACCGGTGCTTGCTCGACGAGCGCCGCCGCGACGGACGATGACACCGGTGATGGGCCGCCCGATTCGGCGTCCGGCATGCGTGGCGCGTTGTCACCGCAGCCTACGACCGTCGCGCAAGCGACCAGCAGCGCGACGGCGATTAGATCCATCAAACGCTTCATGTCGTCATATGGATTGTCCGACGGCAACCGCCTGCTCCGGCTGCCACGCAGCTCCTTCGGCCATAAACCGATCGAGTTCTTCGGGCCCCAAGGACGCCGCGAGCGTGTCGTAGAGCCTCGTCGCGGCCTCATGGACCTGGATCTTGTTGGAAAGGCCGCGCGACTCGAATTGTTGGCGACCGTAGCCGTAGATCCGAGCGGCATCATCCACGCGACCGTCGCGCGCTGCGACGCTTCCCAGAAGGAACATGACTTCGCCGACGTAGAGCGGGTCTTGCGTCGCGCGCGCGTTCTGAAACGCATTGCGTGCCGCGTCACGCGCGCCTACGAA
Protein-coding regions in this window:
- a CDS encoding FAD-binding protein; the encoded protein is MIIDYDVLVLGAGLAGMRAALEAKRRGASVGVISKVHPLRSHSGAAEGGINAALDPGDSWEIHAFDTIKGSDYLADQDAVEIMCREAPRDLIEMEHMGVVFFRGPDGKLGTRAFGGASKARTYFVADITGQALLNALYDTILKEGVKTHDEWFATALYVPDGTCRGAVAIDMLRGELHLLRAKAVILAAGGMGRVYEPSTNALICTGDGHALAYRAGAPLMDMEMVQYHPTTLKGTGFLMTEGARGEGAYLTNKDGERFMQRYAPKMMELASRDVVSRSETIELAEGRGVDGCVFLDLRHLGAELIHKKLPQIHEIALNFLGLDMVEVPIPIRPGMHYIMGGVKTDPDGATPLAGLYAAGECACVSVHGGNRLGANSLLDTLVFGRRAGAHSADYVKSVKPLTTGEEFLKSEQQRIQALLDRPYKGETHARLRLELGTLMDEKVGVYRDEAGLEDALAKVRAIRTRARSVSVQDKGRIYNQALLFALELDYMIDCAEATIMSAIERKESRGAQARSDYPKRDDANWLKHILVTQTPGADPKISYLPVTITKWQPMERTY
- a CDS encoding succinate dehydrogenase/fumarate reductase iron-sulfur subunit, translating into MHVKMVVGRYAPDRKLDGELGAPYPPPYADKPRKTYQTFEIDLHDEAMVLDGLIHIREHVDESLVVRCSCRCAICGSCAMWINGHAKLACTTKMKDVIENGAVRVEAPPSMMPVRDLVWDMGPFMEKMRSVKPWLEGKPVSPDEEYRVPNEAMDELVQEVSCISCGACLMDCESYAVNDKFLGPHALARAYRYANDPRDSMQQERLKEYSDPNGVWDCTHCYECVHVCPKGVAPLEQILKIRQMSVAAGYTNNAGTRHALAFAESVRDSGRLNELTLMPKSLGLFNIKAQLQSLPSAFNLLRAGKLPPIIHHKIPGVTRVKAIFKKVGGPLT
- a CDS encoding CoB--CoM heterodisulfide reductase iron-sulfur subunit B family protein gives rise to the protein MKVAFWPGCVSKGACPELYVSTHKVAEALGIELHELTEAPCTGAGVLSEQNPALADSLNGLTLAMAEKLGADLMTICSTCQGVLSNHNYQLTHKPERMERANAVLSEQGYTYKGTTKVKHLLWILVEDIGLDKIRSLVKRKLTGLKIAPFYGCYILRPEEYLGLREKPERKNYLEQIISIIGGEPVEYHGKSKCCGFPMVTMNRDKALMMGGNHIMEAKSKGADLLVTPCPLCHLNLDAQQPDAARVMKQTIDVPIFHLPQLLGLAFGFSPEELRLDHHVVPTTKALEKVELKV
- a CDS encoding peroxiredoxin, yielding MALTIGSEAPDFEANTTEGKIKFHDWLGGKWAVLFSHPKDFTPVCTTELGYMAKIKPEFDRRDTKIIGLSVDPTDDHARWAADIKETQGHAPNYPIIGDTDLSISKAWGMLPADTPGSSQGRTPADNQTVRNVYIIGPDKKIKLILVYPMTTGRNFDEVLRVLDSLQLTAKHKVATPVNWKNGDNVIIAGSVSNDDAKTLFPQGWESPKPYIRIVPQPGK
- a CDS encoding RNA polymerase sigma factor; translation: MGLLRTGFGVLPGWTHQRRPRLHFFESLAAEETQPDVPSRRLIGEGAWVNECEDRADVARVVEGDVSAFEGIVRRWQTRLVDLAYRFCYDRSLAEEMAQDAFVRAFRAIRKWRGESTFSTWLHAVALNTYRSTCRRLPPVVLPLEPDASSAAQPDVAISVETTARERMIRRAVLTLPWIYREAVVLYYFHDQAVDSAAATIGVPAGTVKARLSRARAILREKLPVLLREPELEAQGR
- a CDS encoding alkaline phosphatase family protein → MKRAIVLIVALIAVLSLAYFVFTRYLPNTRLTSPPPIPNPFVQARGTLPRPKHVIIVIEENKSPSRIIGNEDAPYVNSLADSGALFTNANGVAHPSQPNYLALFTGNVNWNGDVCPERGMDPNSPTLGGSLLRAHLSFAGYSEDLPSRGFAGCTGGVANHGYSQKHAPWVGFHDVPRSSNLPLTRLPAYDALPTVAFIIPDLAHDMHSGSIAAADDWLRANIGPIVAWGRAHDALVIITWDESDREFDNTIPTIFVGAHVKPGKYGERIDHYRVLRTIEDMYGLRPLGGSADVSPITDCWR
- a CDS encoding YqeG family HAD IIIA-type phosphatase; this translates as MRFRTPRHFIRPLRVVANITRISLDSLRSEGVRGIVVDLDNTLVGWHHLEPSPEVADWVNRALAAGYAMAIVSNNVRAWVSSVASMLGVVTFVHGALKPLPFGIFRAVKKLRVARSEIVVIGDQLFADVLGAKLLGIRAILTEPIVTKEHRAMRFVRSAERFMLRGVTRDEI
- a CDS encoding lipid kinase; this encodes MARDSHAPARARRRALVLLNDDARNVAAKSSDAIVALQELGLDIVHAVTATRSSVAAAIREHADRVDLVIAGGGDGTLNAVLQGLVGSKLPLGILPLGTANDLAKTLGIPAELPRACEVIGQGHTRRIDVGRVNDVYYFNEASIGMSVALCRRLTKESKSSFGVFALLFHALQIVFAMRRFRALVTLPSGEVIAQRTAQLTVGNGQNFGGFVATDEAAIDDRKLDLYSVQLKDWKDYLEVLTALLRRQYDDVRSVFTLHGKRFEVKTGKRMRIEVDGEIVTSTPATFDIVPSAIEVLVPAPSPAVETGEA
- a CDS encoding energy transducer TonB is translated as MVRVTPTYPQAALKAGIQGQVIVAITVGWNGRLLASSVRSSSGSTLLNDAALGAARESTFRPPTLNGIPIQRSYIILYTFELNGPQPR